The Chiloscyllium punctatum isolate Juve2018m chromosome 31, sChiPun1.3, whole genome shotgun sequence nucleotide sequence gcagaaggatttggacaggttcggagagtgggcaaagaaatggcagatggagtacaacgtgggaaagtgtgaggtcatgcactttggttggaagaatagaggTATGGACTGTTTtcgaaatggggagaaaattcagaaatctgaggtgcaaagagacttgggaattctagtccaggattctctctaggtaaacttgcaggttgagtcagtagttaggaaggcaaatgaaaatgatggcatttattttgagaggacttgaatataaaagtaagTTTGTAtgtctgaggctctataaggctctggtcagaccacattcggagtattgtgcacagttttgggccgcatatctcaggaaggatgtactggccttggagcaTGTTCAAacgaggttcacgagaatggtcccaggaatgaaaagcttcacatatgaggaacgtttgaggactctgtgtctatAGTCGATGGGGTTTAGAAGGACTAGGGGGGATCTAATAGGCATTTACAGAATAGTGAATGATTTAGacggagtggatgttgggaagatgcttccattggtaggagagaccaggacccgagggcacagcctttgagtaaagggaagaccttttcgaacggagataaggagaaacttcttcagccagtgtgtggggaatctatggaattcactgctacagaaggctgtgggggccaggtcattAATATGttaaagacagagatagataggttctggattgccaaggggatcaagggttacagggagaaagcaggagaatggagttgagaaacttccCGCcgcgattgaatggcagagcagacttgatgggctgaatggcctaatttctgctcctatgtcttatggccttatttCTCACCATTCCAATTCTCATAGTTGCTGTCCTTGATAAGAGATAGGGAGGCCCCACCCTATTAGTTGCAAACTAACTTTGTAATATTTTAGTTATTCATATATCTTCCTATAAAAATAATCTTACATTTATAATCATGTTGACAAATCTTAATTAAAACCTACTTGTAGTATTATAACTAATGGATTAGAAAAATACTTAAAATAACTATCTTGTATGAAATGTTCTTATCTTTAGGATAAGAAAGGATGTTGCACATTCAATCTGACTGTAGTAAACAGACTGCTATTGTCCTCTGTTCTGACAACACATTAAATAAATGCCTCTCCCACTTTATAATTTCTGTTAAACATGTACCACAAAATTTGTTGGGGCTGTTGTCAGCCATTTTTATGCTGCAATGTTATGGGACAGCCCTAACACTGTAGGCACAGACTGGGTGGCAGGTTTcttttcctgaaggacattaatgttAATGATAATTGGGCGACTTTTCCCAGAGCAGACCCCACAAATGTTAGGCTCTGTTACATAGCCTGCCTCTGTATTTACGTGGcttgtctctcgctccctttcttCTGCCTTAGATTATTGTCACAGGATGGCAAAATTAGAGCTGAGAGGTTCAAAGTAACTGTCATTTCAGGTACTATGGAACATGGAAGGAAAAAACAGCGTTCACCTTGGTGGGAAACCGTACAAATGTTCTTTGTGTGGGCGAGGCTTCAGCCAGTCATCAGGTCTGTCGCGACACAAGCGTagtcacacgggggagaggccgtggaaatgtggggactgtgggaaaggattcagtcACCCATCCCAACTGGAGATCCACCAGCGCAGTCACACggaggagaggccgttcacctgccccgagtgtgggaagggattcattcACCCGTCATGGCTGCAGGCTCATCGccgcagtcacactggggagaggccgttcacctgttCCGAATGTGGGAAGGGATTTATTCAGTTGTTCAACTTGCACAGGCACCAAAGCactcacacaggggagaaactgTCCACGTGTTCCACCTGTGGACAGGGCTTCAGCCAACCATCCGACCTCTCAGAGCATAAATGCAGACACGGTGGGGAGAGGCCGTGGAAATGTGGTGACTGTGGAAAGGGATTCAAATCCCCATCTGAGGTGGAAAAGCATCGGCGCAGCCACACAGGcgagagaccgttcacctgctccgactgtgggaagggcttcactTGTTCTTCCAATTTGCTGACACACCAACgagttcacaccggggagagaccgttcgcctgtccagactgtgggaagagattcactcagtcatcccagctgctgacccaccagcgcaTTCACACCGACGAGAGAGTTTTTAAATGCCCAGACTGCGGGAAGCGCTACAGAACCTCCAAGGAATTGACATCCCACCAAAGGGTTCACACTGACCAGAGACCGTTCAGGTgctctcactgtgggactgggttCAGGCAGTCATCTCAACTCACCGTACACCAGCGAACGCACACTGGAGAGAAGCCGTTCACATGCTCCGTGtgcgggaaaggattcactcagtcatccagCTTGCTGATGCACCATCGCATTCACAccggagagaggccattcacctgctcccagtgtgggaagggattcactcagtcatcgcACCTGCTGACACATCAACAAGTTCACAAGAAACCACAGTGATTGGATTTTGCTGTTAATCAAATCCAGGCCTGAACCATGTTCATTGGGGTCTGTTTCTACTGATGATGCTAAACTCCAGCCCAGTTAGAGCCGTTAACATTTTGGATACAGTCAAATTAATTTTGTGCTCAGTATATGGCATGTTGAGTCTTTTTAATATCTCAAACACAAGTTACTACTTTTTGAAggggtctctctctcccatcttcaCTTCTAACAACAACATGTGAGGAGCCTATTCAGATTTGTTTTGTCACTAAAACTGAGATAATGTGATCAGCTGCCTCCCTCCTCTTATCTACAAACTCACTGGTTCATAGAGTTTCAAAAGTTCTTCTTTGTCCCAACATTAAATTCACATCTTTCTCCAGTTGccctccaatctttcctcatgccCCATCAGAATGCACCTTGTCCATCAGATCCCCTTCTCCTCCTTTGATCCTATTCACACTAACCCAACCTCCCCATGTTCATTGATCAGTTATCAGTATCAATCTCTTCAGGTACTGCTGCACTCTCCAAAACCTCCAATATCCACACTGTCCTGAAGAaataaagatggccccagtgtacTTTGAAACTAtatccctctctccaccctccctttcctttccACAGTCATAgattcatgcagcatggaaatacACCTTTTggttcaactagtccatgctaaCCATGCTCCCAAActactaaactagtcccatatccctccaaaccttaaCTGTTCATATTCAAGtctcttttaaatggtgtaactgtacctgcatccgcctcttcctctgacagttcattccaaacacaaaccactctctgtatcAAAAGaagattgcccctcatgtccttttaaaaactttgtcctctcacctttaaaaataGGCAGTCTGATTTTGAACTCCTTTAGCATTTTTACACTCCAGTATCCATGCCTACCTTGTTTGAATCCCTCCAGGCAGGTTTCTGCCCTTGCAGTTATCCTGAATCAGAGACACCAATGACACCATCTGTGACTGTGACAAAGTTAAACTGGCCCTTCTTGATGATGACCACTTGTCTTCCTATTTGTTTGCTACTCGTTATGTCAGTTTTTAGGACTGTCTTGAACACTTTGGACACCTGCAGTTTCCAACCTCAAATCTGAGAAATATTCTAccaccttgtttttttttaatataaccaGAGTGAAtagcttcacactcactccgtccatGTTCTGTCTGTGATGTTCTAGGCCACTCACTTAGTCTCTCCAAGTCCTCTTGAAGCCTCCTTACACCCTCTCCATAACTTAGATTGCCatccattttggtgtcatcagcaaattaggGAATACAattggtcctgatgaagggcttttgcctggaacgtcgattctcctgctcctcggatgctgcctgacctgctgtgcttttctagcaccacactctcgactctgacctccagcatctgcagtcctcattatcTCCGAATACAATCGGACCCACCACTTTTATCGATTGTGAATGGCTGGGAGCTGGCTTTGTATTAAAAACATTGTCGGGGACgatagggctgctctcttattagaaaAAAATGACTTGTGGTagtttaagctgagggtcaccacagcACAGGCaaagggtgaggttgagaaggtgcaATCTACAAGGTAACTTGAGTTGGTGCAGGAATTCAACGCTCATCATTGGCATCACTAgctagctgtccagccaactgagctaacgaGTCCCCAAATGTGGTAACCAGATGGTAATTGGAACGACACAGAGGTAAATCCCTCtgataattaaaccaaacacccagaaaagcccAAATTCCAGTATTTAAAGGAAATAAcataaatttattttttaactctaaaagcGAACATTAAACaaccactattcacaactctaagccccccaTCCATTTCTCTTAATTGCTtactatctgcctccaactctataaaaaTAACCAATAAGAAACTTACTAAAAccacatcaacttaatttcaaaaccacacagttgTTGTCATCTTCACTCCTCTGGTTGCTGCTTCCCCTGCGTCATCATCTTTCTTTTTCACGTGAACAGGTATCTTTGATGGAGAGTGTTTactaatttctttgagagcaagatgttTAACATGCAATGAGCTCTCCAGGAGTTTCTTTCTCTACggcagttgctgcctgaccaatTTTCAAACTGTCTGCATTTTCATACCCCCAACATTGGATTGTCTCGTTGGCAAAAcagtaaattcaaactcgattgggttttagtatcctggggcataatttaaatcgAGAGTTTAGATTTGacttgttgtcaaaacagcaaccaaaactcagataTCCATTTCACGACCAAAtgctacatattttcaatttcccAATACACTCTGGGACCGCCATctagtcatatgacaggtgcttgtaagctctcagttcataacaacattctctctctcaaaaggtacagtacatgctttCAACTCCATAACATAACCAAGCCTGCCATCTTGAGAACAACCCATTTACTCCTATTTTCTGCTCTCTATTGGTTACCCAGTTCTTGATCTTTGTAAATTCCCTCCAATCCCATGTGCCTTAACTTTGATAATGAATGTACTgtaatacttccaaataatcaGGCTGACTACTTTTTCTGGCATGTTGTAAGCTACTCCCGGTGATCGAATGCAATCCTTAACTTTTGTTAGCTAAAGTTGATTCACAATTCACTTTGGGTGTCTTGGAAAATATTTCTCAAATTATGGGAGGGTAGAAATGGCATGTGTGCAAAAAGTGCTCATTACAGTAGTAAAAACTGGCATTACAAGTAGCAaataattaggaagacaaatctGTCATAACAAACATCTCATGCACATACCTATACACACAACGCCAACACCCTTTATCCTGATGGAATAATTGTTTATCATTggaatctatttatttgtaataaatagcaaTTCTTATTAAGTATGGAAACAGCGATATTCATGCTTTCTGCCAACCTGAATTGAAGTTTTACTTCATGTGTTCTCCCAAGGCTGCAGATCCCTGCCCCACATGCTCTCCCTCCTCcctgaactgaaatccaaactaCATATTAAATAATTTTCTCCATATCCTTTAGAAACATCAAAAAGCATATATCTGGACAGACCATGTAGcagtaaaaatgacaaacatacACACTGCCCCTTGTGAATGCTGAGAGGCTTGTGCCAAAATTGGTATTTGCATCCTATAGGATCACAGACTTACGGAATTATACCTTACTGTCCCCGATTTCGCCATTACCAACCCGGAATAAGTTATGTCCCTGTGGTGGTAACACAGTGATAGACAGTCACAAAGAAGTGGTCCTGTGAAAATTGAACATTGACTGTGAACCATAGGAAATTTCAGAACACCCAGTCAAACATGGCTGGGGAAGTGCTGACTGCTGCTCTTCCTGGGTTGATTAATCTGTTCTCCTCCTTGTTGAAAACCATTTGTAAGAAGCACCAAGGGTGGCAACAGCACTGAAAGTACTCTGAATAGAAGACTTGATGACTTAACACAAACAGATGGGCAGTACAGCTATTATTGAAGTACATGGTGGAATCCTGAAAGGCATTTTGACCAGACTGACCCTGCAACAAAAGGCACCAAAAGACATGCCTCGTCCTCACCAATCCACCTATTGCAGATGCACCAACCTATGACCATATTGACAGGAGCAGCTACGTACAgaccttgtggagacaaagaccCGGCTTCAACTGAACAGATCGGCCTTCACTACTGTCACATGGTGTAGCACTAACAGAGTTAAATGGCAAATCAGAAGGGGCCTGCACAGAGTAGAGCGGAAGGAAATTATCCCACTGGTGGGAGAACTGAGAACAGATTTAAGTCTGTTATCAAAAGAAGCAATGGTGACAAGTAAAATGTTTTATTTCTTTTTGCAGTGAGTGGTTAGAATGTGGAACATACAGTCTGatagggtggtggaggcagattcagttGTAACTTTCAAAAAGACTGGGTTTATGGTCTTAACATTGGAGGGGGAAAGCCAGGGCAGTGGGATTCAGTGAGTTGCTCTTACAGAAAGAGAGCACAGTGGGTTGAAAGAAGCACAGAATAAATAAAAtgcggaaggaggccattcatcccacttTGTCAAAACTGGCTCTCCAAATAAGCATGGCACCTCATACTATGCTCCTGTCTGCTCTGTATAGAATTCTTAATCTTCTGTTAACATCCTGAATCCCTTTGAAATCTATtgattgaaccagcctccaccacacatTCTGAACTCTCACTACTCACTGTGTGAAGATTTTCCTCATACGCTATTGATTTTCCAATTCATTTAAATCTGTACCACCTCGGTCTCGATCCTTTCACAAGTGAATACGGTCTATTATATTTCTTCCACAAAGGAAGCAGTTCCAGCTTTTTAAATCTAACTTCATAACCCTAACATCGTATCCCTAGAATCATCATCTctttgctgcactctctccaaatatctttcctaaagtatggaacccagaactgatcacaatactcTAGCGGAGGCCAAATTTGTGTCTTATACAAATTCAATGTTATCTCCTTGCTTCTATCCTGTGTGTCTCTATTAATGAAACTTAGGATGCTTTTCATTATCTTGACTATACCTTCTCCCACTCCTATAAAAACATGATcctttactcccaattcctccaccttcgctgtatctgctcccagcatgagcaattccactccaggtcATCCCAGATATTCTCCTCCTTCAAGCACCAGGATTTCCCTCTGCTGTGATCAACATTGCCCTCAACTGCATCACTTTaatttcctgcacctctgcccttgaaccccacacccccaaacacaaagatacagtccctctgttcctcacattccaccccactaatctctaaATCCAGCACATCACCCTCCATCACTTCCACCACCAAAAATATATTTTGCTTCCCATTCCTATCTGTGTTCTGTAGGGACCGTTCcctgtgactccctcgttaggtccacgcccccaccAACCTCCTCTCTACACCTGGCACTTTCCTCTTACTGTCGTAACAGGTGCAAAACCtgggcccacacctccccctgcaCATCCTCAAACCCCTTTTACTAcatctgttgctctcgatgtggtctcctctacatcagagagACCGAGCGCAAACTCGTGGaacagttcaggcaacatctctGGTCCGTACACACCAACCAACACCACCTTCCAGTGGCCaaccatttcaacttcccctcccactcccccaatgatctgtccattctgggcctccttcactaccAAAACAATGCCACCCGCAAACTGTAGGAGGAAcagctcatcttctgcctggagaGCCTACAACCATGCAGTCACCACATTGAACTCACCAGTCTCCaaatctccccactcccccttacACCATCTCAGGTCCAACCTTCTCACTCAGTTccaccctcttgaactgaccAACCTGTTCATCTCGCTTCCCACCTGTTCACTCCACCCATCCCATTGACCGATCGCAATCACTTACTAGCTGCATTCACCTATCGGCATCCCACAAACATTTCCCCCAGCCCACCTCTTCtcctccatttatttctcagcccccttccccatccccagcctgatgaagagtcctgcccaaaatgttaactttcctATTCCTCATATGTTCCCTGGCCTGCTGTGGTATTTCCAGCGCCACGCTTTATCAATTCTTTCCTTGTCAACAGCgctgtctatttatcctgccaGACTAAGTAACTAATGCAAACATATATCCATGTCGCattgctcctgctcctcttttaGAGTGGGACCACTTCTTATATTAAAATTATTCCATATGCTTGTAGgaggtctgatcagtaagtttacagatggcatgaaaattggtggagtagcaatAAGGAAAGCAGGGCCATATAGCTGGGCTAGTCAGACAGGCTTAacattggcaaatggaatttaatccagagaaatgtgaggtgatacattttgggaggaCTAATTAAGCAAGAAACATGTTGAATATTCGGAAGTACAGATGATCAGAGGACCCCTGGTGGCATGCCCATTGAACCTTGATAGCAGTATGACAAGTAGATAAGAtaataaagaaggcatatgggatacttgcttTCATTACTCATGGCAATGAATTGAAGAGCAAGAggtttttagaattagaatccctacagtgtggaaacaggccctttggcccaacaagtccacatggacCATCTGAAGAGATacctgcccagacccattcccctacctgatGCGTActaccctgattaatgcacctcatctacacatccttgaacactatgggcaatttagcatggccaattcaccaaacctgcacatctttgaatttgtgggaggaaacccatgcagacacagggagattgtgcaaactccacacagacagtgacctgaggctgggattgaacctgggtccctagtgctgtaaggcatcagtgctaaccattgagccaccgtaccacccagtTATAATAGAATTGTGTATTACATTAGTAAGCCCACAGTTGAAGTGTTgtttgcagttttggttgccactcGAGGCAAGATTTCATTGCATTAGAGAGTGCAGAACAGATTccctggatgttgcctggactggaacaATTCAGTTATGATGAGATTAGATGGGTTTTCCTTACAGCAAAGGAGGATGAGTgggatagaacataaaacatataacattacagcatagtacaggcctttggccctcgatgttgcactgacctgtgaaaccagtctGAAGTCCATTCATCCTACACTATTACATTTTATCCATATGTTTAggtaatgaccatttaaatgctcttaaagttggcaattctactactgctgcaggcaggacatttcatggccctactactttctgagtaaagaaactacctctggcatcAGTCCTATGACTATcatccttcaatttaaagctttgtcccctcatgctagtcatcagtatctgaggaaaaaagctctcactgtccacccgatctaacctcTGATCATGTTATATGTCTCAACTGAGTtacttctcaaccttcttgtctctaatgaaaacagcctcaagtcctcagcctttccttatacgaCCTTCCCCTCCATACCAGtaaacatcctcgtaaatctcctctgaatcctatccaaacagaaattgctggaaaagactcaataggtctgtcagcatctgtggagagaaagagttaACGCTTTGGGtgcagtgacctttcttcagaatggCAGTTCTCAAGTCCTATCTGCTCCAAAGGTAGGTGATGACGGTGAACTCTTCCAGTACGTTGCTCCTTTATAAAGATGGCGAACACACACCAGCCAGCACATTGTCCTTTATAAAGATGGCGATCACGCCCCCAGACAGCACATTGTCCTTTATAAAGATGGCGACCACACATACCAGACAGGAACTGTCCTTTATAAAGATGGCTACCACGTACGTACCGTTCACGGGAAGACGGCCGCTAAGGGTCAAAACCTGCCACTGGCCGAACACAACCTGGAATGGGTGACTTCTTACTCGGCGTTCGAAGCTTGCATTGGATTTTAATACAGCTCTAAGTCTAGAAAAACCTGCGAACTTCGACCTGCTTCAGCCTCCGCATTGCGTATATTCCATTCACGCCGCCCCAGTGATTGATGGCTGGTTTAGACCAATAGGAAGATGGGGCAGGCCTGGAGGACCGACCTGTTGCAGCTGGTCCTCCAATCAATCGGGGCGGGGTTGAACCTGCGTCTCCCCTCATTGGCTCAAACTCTTTCTTATCTGGAAATTCGATTTTGACCAACCCCAGGAGAAAAGCAGATAACATTTCGTGGATTTGGAGtaaacatttcaacatttgtcACGGAAATGGAGGATCATGATCACAGACTGCACAAACAATTCAAAGGGCTGATTAAAGAGGAATAACTGGGCAAACGGAATGCCACGGTTAGAACAAAAGTTCCAGGTTTCCACAAATGAACAGGCAGAATCGTTAGGACCAGTTCGAGAGAAGGTTAATCCTGTCATCATTCATTaggtcacagagtcataaagcatggaaacagacccatcagtccaactctACATGCCGACCAAGTTGCCCAAACTAAATTggttccatttgcctgtgtttggctcatatccctcgaaacctttccgattcatgtagctgtccaaaccttttttaaatgttgtgactatCTGCATCtgcaacttcctctggcagttcattccacatacaaaccatctctgtgtgaaacagacccctcaggactcttttaaatttttttctCCTCTCACAAGAGGTGATGCCTATTGCCAATAAGTGGGAAATAGTTTAACTTCCCATTACTCAATGATTATCTTCCCAGAGTCTCTTATGCCTCACCCACAGCCAGTTCCCTCACCAAGATGGCTCCCTATTTGCCCTGATCTTCACTCCACTTCCTTTCCCATGATGGCGTACAAACGGTTGCCTGagtaaaaacagaaactgctggaaaagctcagcaggtctggcagcatctgtggacagaaatcagagttaacgttttgggtcgagtgacccttcctcagaactgatggtagctaggaaaatgttgggtTAGATGGAGAAGATAGGGTGATCGGAGGGGAATAAAGGTCAACTATAGATGGGAATACAggcaaaagaaagagaagaacagttgaacagacaaaggagtgggtaaCAATCTGGCTAGGAGGATGAATAGCTATTAGTGGGGACTGTTAATGGTGAACAATGGGTGGGTGTAagagcagactatgtgataacaaggcctggtttgTGACATGGTTGGGGTAAGTTTGCCTGGATAATGTGGGCTTTCCCTGGGGAGGAAACCCCACCTCCTTAATTTACTTTGATTCCTCAGTGATCCCACAGGGTAAGTATGGGTACTGTAGGCTCTTATTCATGGTCCAGGCCTCCACAGAGTTGATAAAGATGCTAGACCCCAGTGCCATGGTTTCCAGTTCTATCTTGCCTCACAATTGCCTCCCACTAACTGAACCATCTGCCCCTCCTCAGAATTTCCCCATAAGTGACATTGAGCATGCTCAGAGCACAGCCTGCTTCTGCCTACTGAGCTCCACTCACTGATGGGACCCTTTCTGCAATGCAAGGCAGTCTGGGtacacagggagacagtgagttctgcagatgctggagatcagagttgagagtgtgttgctggaaaagcactgtgggtcaggcagcatccaaggagcaggacaatcaacgtttcaggccagagctcttcatcaggaatctgatgattcctgatgaatgactCCAGCTCGAAACattcattttcctgctccttggatgctgcctgacctgctgtgcttttccagcaacacactctcagtcTGGGTAAACAACCTGCCATTGATTTCCCTTGTTTACAGATGGGGTCTTTCTGCATCACAGGGCGGTCTTGGTCTTTGAAACCCACAGCTTTTCAATATGGTCCCATTAAATTCCTGTCAGTAATATTCAACCTAACTTTAGTATGGATGTAGACTGTATTAATCAAATTGATGTGGGTTGTCTCAAGGGAGACTTCTTTGAATGTATTTGGGTACAGGCTATTTTGGGGTTGgattaattaatgatctcatagtAAAGGATCCAAGAGGGAACAGTGACCATAGCATGTTAGAATTTTAAATTCAGTTTGAGGATGATAAACTGGAGTGTCACACTAGCATTCTGGAGTTAAACAATGGAAATACATAGGCAAAAGGACAGATTTGGTCCTAATGGACTGAACAGCAaaagaaaaaggtgggactgttgATGACCAATGGTAAATGTTTAAAGAGATATTCAATTCTTCCCAACTGTGATATATTCCATGGAAACAACTATGGCTAAGCAAGAAAGTTAAAGATAACAAAAAGAAAGTGTTCTTGGTCTTTGCTGGTTTTGACATTATCTTGGCCAGTGCTTTTCCCAGTTTCTCATGGGAAAGTAAATTTCTTCTTCCTACTAATTATGCCGCATTTCTTCAATGTTGctgcttttctgactggagatttcCCGACGAGATTGTTTTACTGTTTTCTTCAATAATTGTTTCTAGTCTGATTAATTGATTGAtcaattgatttattgtcatgagTACCCAAATACAGTTAAAAGCTTTGTTTTCAtacagtacagacagatcatattAAGCAAGGGCATACAGATCATTGGGTGATAAAAAAGCTAACAAGGGCATACAAATTACATCGCACAGGGTGAGCGCTAAGTAAGATCAActttagcaagatcagcattatttgaagttagagagtccattcatcagtctaataacagccgggaagaagctgttcctaaaCCTGTTGGTTCATGTGTTCAAGCTTCCAAATCTTCtccctgatggaagagattgtaaacgatcattaccagggtgggatgatgttggcagcctttccatggcaacGGGTCATGTAGATTGAGTTCATGGATAAAAGGCTGGCTTCCATGATAATCTGGGCTGTGCTCATGACCTTCTGTCATTTTTAACGTTCTGAGCAGAGCAACTGCTATGCCAGGCCTGTTATGCACCCGgctagtgtgctttcaatggtgcatctgtaaaagttgctGAGGGtcattatggacatgccaaatttcctgagccccCTGAGGAAGAAgatgttgttgtgccttcttggcATCACATCTACGTGGGCCGGCTGTCAGTTATCTGTTGGTTTCTTCATATTCTTTCCCATTTTCTCCTGGATTTCCTTAGTGATCTTGCAAATATCAGGGGTGTTTTGTCCCTTTCTCTGCACTAGGGAGCCTTTCTCCACCTCTTTCCTGGTCCTGATGTGAGCCTGAAGCATCTCCATATTGCTGCCAAGTAGTGCTCTCTTTATTCTTACAGCCATTGCAACCTGCCACAACCCTCCAGATTCATAGACTGGCTTATTACTGTTCATAACCCTTAATGAGTGAGCATTTCACTTGGATTCTATTAATCTGGGACAGTCTGTGTCAGATATTAACTCCTGCCACAGTCTCAACAAACACAATAGCCCTGCATTAATCCAGTACTTCTGCAAGATTGCTTTGTAAAGGTGACTCCAGgacatgaaacaggctgcacagAAAAATCCCATCTGAAGTATCCAGTTTCCATAGCTCTCTTTCCCACCCAGCTCTGTACTTTTAACTCAGTCTCT carries:
- the LOC140457168 gene encoding uncharacterized protein; its protein translation is MEGKNSVHLGGKPYKCSLCGRGFSQSSGLSRHKRSHTGERPWKCGDCGKGFSHPSQLEIHQRSHTEERPFTCPECGKGFIHPSWLQAHRRSHTGERPFTCSECGKGFIQLFNLHRHQSTHTGEKLSTCSTCGQGFSQPSDLSEHKCRHGGERPWKCGDCGKGFKSPSEVEKHRRSHTGERPFTCSDCGKGFTCSSNLLTHQRVHTGERPFACPDCGKRFTQSSQLLTHQRIHTDERVFKCPDCGKRYRTSKELTSHQRVHTDQRPFRCSHCGTGFRQSSQLTVHQRTHTGEKPFTCSVCGKGFTQSSSLLMHHRIHTGERPFTCSQCGKGFTQSSHLLTHQQVHKKPQSNLKSHKRTHAMEKPWKCGNCGKGFSCPSHLETHRRTHTGERPFICSLCGKGFTQPSSLVSHQRIHTDEKPFKCSECGRRFKSSGCLIQHQRLHTEERPFVCGKCSKRFRTSSQLSKHLRVHTGERPFTCSQCGKRFRCSSNLTEHLRVHTGERPFVCSECGKGFTCSSHLTEHKRVHTGEKPFVCSMCGKGFTTSSQHLTHQAVHSGERPFSCCLCGKGFSRLSTLQRHQRIHTGEKPFPCCQCGKEFTQSSHLLRHQQVHK